Genomic DNA from Hordeum vulgare subsp. vulgare chromosome 2H, MorexV3_pseudomolecules_assembly, whole genome shotgun sequence:
GGATCGGACaacattgcttttgttgcaacGATTGCTGCAGGTGGCAGCGAGGATGCCCTTGCACTGTAAGTACCTAGACGAACCTCCTTTGCAAAAACAAAGTCCTGAATTGAAATCTTTCCTGATAATATCCGTGTCCACTGACGCTCCACATACGATTTAACCTGCAAGAATAAAAGGCCATCAAACTATATACCTGGCACTACTACAGGGAAGACCAAAGGTGGTAATGAAAGAAAATCATCCTCGTAAAGTCGAAGAGATTAAGAAGCACCCCTTACTTTGACCAAGTCTTGTTCTTCAAACATTATTCTAAGAGATCGTTCTAACATCTTTGCAACCGCGGGGCATGTATCTCTCCGCACTGTCTCAATCCCCTTTGGATCAAATATTGGCTCGTTTTGTTCGGGGTTTTCATAGCTATAACCAACATATCTCTTCTTTGTAAGAAGGAAACAGGGATGGTACACTTTCTCAAACTTCAAAGTGACTGGATCAGGATTAATCGCAGTCACTAAAGAGGCAATTTCCTTTCCTATTCTGAATGCTTCTTCCCTAGACCGCCCTTTTAGAAGGACAAACATACTGCAGCAGAAATAATGAgcttcatacattatttaattcaaagaaaacatCATGAGAAATGCACAAAAATACCTGTCAGTATCACCATACACAACCCTTGCATTCCACAAGGGATGCTGATTGACAAATGATATTGCCGTTTCAAGCGTTCTACGACCACATTGAACAATGCTGTCTGCAAGCTCTGCACAGGGCATACGACCACTGAATCCAGCAGCTGTGTAACCGTACGTTACATTAGCTATCAGCTTCAGAGCAAGTTGCCGAGCATTGAGTATCTGGAAAATAAATACATTACCATCATACATTAACCCAGATTATCTAGTAAGTCATATCGTATCATACTTAATCACAAAATTCAAGAAATTTAGGGCTTCTGTAAAATGTTCAAGAAAGTATAGAATTAAATACCTTCTGCAGAACCTTCTGAGATGGAGCTAGCTTTTTCATTGCTTGCTTCACCATAATTCTGGTTGACAGTATCTCCTCAAGAAGGCGAGGCACTACACCTTTTCTGACCTGCAGAATGCCATTGAAAATGTGTTCAAAAGGTCAGTCTGGTGTGAGATGCTCATTCCTTGTCCACGCCTAACAATGGGAAGGAGTGTGCAAAAGAAAAAACGGTGTCGGGATGGATAGAAAATGCAGCACCAAGCAATGTTTTCAAGAATATAGCCGCTATCAACATAGTCATCTGTAGATGGTATAATAACTATATGTGGGAGGTATTCCAATATTGCCTGTCAACTGGTGGTACTTAGTCGAGCACCAACAGGAGAAGTATTAGATATGACTATGAGCGACACAAGAAAATCTGCAATGTCCGAGAGTAAACAAGATCATTACCTCGGGTTGCACATACAGAACCCCATTTGGAGTAAGGAGGAGCTGATTTTTCAGATCAGTGATCGTATGCGGATCTGCTGAATATGAGCTGACACCAAGTACACTGGACTTCGATGGGAAAACTTTACCCAAGCACGTAGAATAGCATAGATTATATGCTATTATCATGGAAGGATAAAGAGATTGAAAATCCAATACGAGAACTGGGTCAGAGTAGAAAGCTGATTCTGGTTCCATTACAAGCGGCATGCACTCCATGGCTGGCTGAGAAGCAACCTGTAAAGTAGTACTGGTGAATTATTAAAATGCAGGCAAGCTGCTGGAATCTATATACGCAATAATATCCAAAACATTTTAGCAGTGATTCAAAAGTGGGCTGACTAGGCTGTCTAGGCGATTGGCATCAGGGTCTGCCACAATTTGACCATCAGGTGTGTCAAAATCGATCCTAGTTGCAACTTGGGTCATTAGGCGAGGTGGCCCTAGGAAGACTACAAAGACTAGGCAGGTGACTAAGTCGAGTAAAAAGGGGGCAAGGGTGCTCGTGAACCCCAAATCTCACAAGATTTGAGGGCTTAGGGGCGATTTCCCCAAATCCTAATCAGTCAAAAGTTAAGTTAGCAGAAAATATATCACATTTCTAGTCCGTGTGGACAACCAGCGTTCTAAACCAGAAAATTCCTGGTGTCTTAGAAGAACAGTCCCGTCTAATCTTAAGCCTGCCACGCCCTTTTCTTTGGCAATTTACATAAAGCAAGTTCATTGACCCCGCAGACAAAATAGTCGTATTTGCCTCTTCGGACAAAGAGCCAATATAAATGCTATACCTCTCGGTAGATATGCCAATGAACAAGAGCTGCCATTCTTGCATTTGTTTCTCAGATTTGGTGTTACTAGGCAAAAGTGGCTGAGTATCTACGGAAGTATAGAACGTGTCTATGCAGAAATGGAGAAATTAAATTTGCTAGGGGACAAAGAATTGCACCTGTTGGTTTCCTGGGGAAATTGCAAGGTAGTTCTGTGTAtgagccaacctcaagagcatagatTCAACACGAAACTGAGACCCTCGTGAAAGAACAGAGAAGAAGTCAATACCAAACACACGAGCAAGTTCAGATGTCCGATTGACCTGCATGGAATAGTCAGGTAAAGTTTGAAGCAAATTTTTTGTTACAAATATTCAGGTAACAGAAACAGTATCAGTTACTAGTTACTTGTTCCGGACATAACATTTTAACCAAGCTTGTTAACTTGTAATTATAACAGGTGAAAAAACAAAAGGGACAGGCTGCCCGGTTGATAAAACGTCTCATATGGAAAAACCAAGGGAGCTCTCAAGTAACCATATGTCGATGTTGTACTGGCAAGAATGCAATGAAGGGAAATTCATTTACCAGGTCAAGTTGATTTATTATTTCAAGGTTGAGCATAGCTCTGCTGCTAACATATTCTATGCATCGGTGTCTTCCTCGTCCAGGACCTGTTGCAAACCATCGATTCAATGTCTTGGTTGGTACTAATGGTACCTTTCGCCTCAGGACTTCATCAGCCACAGCTTCAAGGGAGTAATTGTTAAGCTTAACTTCTCCACGCATGAGACGCCATAAGTTTAATACGATTCTCCCACCAACATGTACACCACTAGCATGAGTATGACTCCAATCATTCTCACTGACATCCACAATAACATCATCAGCAGGAGATGCTTCAGGCGCCTGACTAGACTCATGGGCTAGATTCTTAGGTGGCGCCTGACTAGACTCATGGGCTAGATTCTTAGGTGGATGTTTAGACTCATGTGGTAGTGTCCTTGAGATTCTTTTCAGTAAGCCTATACCCAGATAAGCAGCTCTTTCAGCAAGAAATCCTAAAGATCCTAACTGAATCTCCCATCCGACTAGGATATCTGGATCAATTGAACATAATGCACCGATAAGATGATTCAAAAGATCCTTCTCTTCCGGGAAGACATCAACACTGCAACCAATAACTCCGTCAAGGTTTCTGCAGTTACAACAAAAGGGGCATTAAATACATCTCGACCCAACAAGCTAAGATAGTACACACTTTAGAAAGAACCACCGAgccagaagaagaagtacaattaCATGAAGACACAACTCTAGAACAGCAAAATGTCAAGCATGCAGTTTATGTTCTAGAACATGaataaaggaaataaatcaaatttaTATGATATTCTCCAGGCCCAGAAGCATGGGAAATGAATAGAAAATACCATTAACCATCACGGTAAGCCGGCTATCTTTCTATGAAGTGCTTAATAGTGGATGGTGTGGAAGGAAAGGAATAGCAGGATGTTCCAGGATGAGTCCCAGACTTTGGTTGCTAATGGCACTATAGCAGAGGCAGAATGAGGGCGGCAGGTCTCCCACCAAGAGTTGCAAACGCCTCTGGAAGAACCAGCTTAGGTTTTTCGTTTGTGTTGTATTTTGCATGTCCTCCAAAGAAATCAATAAGTTAGCAACCCAAATTAGCATACTCCTCCCAAATATGACATCCGTTGCAATTGTCACCACCCTAGCCATGTTAATGTCACTCATCTACTATCTAAGGGAGTGGGACGCATGGCATAATAACTACTAAGATTGTAACTGAAATGGCGATGATGGCAACTGGCCTGTCACATTTTACAGAATTCTGGTGAGTAAAGCAGTTAACTTACTGATATAGGCTTCTGCACACTTCACTTTGTTAAATACAACTAGATAGATAAAGGGTGTCGATGGACACAAGAGAAAAATTCAGAGACACAAttgaaaaccaaaagaaaagaacaaaTGACTGAAAGATCAAAAGATGACATACAACCTCCTCCCATGTAATTTGTCATTGTTTCCACGTATAAGTACACGAACTTCAACAGTATTGTCACCGTCATCCTCAACAGCCAAAGATACAACATTGATGGCATCAAACCGTGGATCAGGACGCAGATCTGCTCTGCTTTCTGCAAATACCTGTCAAGTAGTGGGAAGAAATTTCAAGAGGTCACTCTACCTTGCCTGGTATCCCATGCTTTGCTGCCAGTAATCATTAGCAAGTCAAAACTGTCCTGGTCACACAACATAGAATCTCTAAGAACAATTCATTACCACCCTGCTTCCTAGGAGGaacgaagaaagaagaagaaatgttTCTTGTGGAGCAAAACAAAAAGGAAtatagttgaacctctatgctaaGTATCGTCAGTTGTTGTCCACCACCGGTGCTAGCAGGATCACGAAATCCAATTTGACTGAGAGGTGTGAGCTTATGCTTTTCATCTTcagctgagatctgggaaaaatcATGCCAATCATccaacttttcattttctttgttcGACTGATCAGATTTCATCATAACTGTATCAATGAACGCTGCTGTTGTATGCTCAGAAGCAGATCCGGGTACAGGAGAATTGGCCATGAAAGCAAGAGCTTCCGCATGTGGTCGAGAAGTAGGATGGTGTTCTATTTCCTGATCATCTGTAACATTGTTACCACAGTTGAAGTAACCtaaaataatactccctctgtcccaaaataagtgtcgcaaatttATAACTAAATTAGTACAAATTTTAAACTAAgtcagcgacacttattttgggacagagggagtagtttgtAAGGAAGCCAGTAAACTAAATTGCAATTAATATATGCAGGAAACTACTTATACCTGAGACACTATTAGAAGAAGTGTGTTGAGGTAGCCACTGGCCCACAGCTGCTGCAGATGGCGGTGAAAATGCATGTGTCAGCAAATATAGGACTGATCCATCATTTTGGAAATGGGTTGGAATACCCAAAGTATCCGGTGTGAGTTCACTACTTCCCATATACTGAAATGATccattctccttattctcttcagcAGTCTGATTGAAAAATGGAAGGGGGTCAACAGATCCCAGTTTAGCAGCTGAAAAATAGCAGACAATATGTATAATATGAGGTGAACAGTCATACTAACAAATTGAGGAAACATAATGTTGTACCATAATAACATGATACCTCAGGTGAGGTAACACAACAGTTTCCAAAATTTACATCCGAACAGCATACtagcatcactagttaaagtaaaTTGCATGCACCATGTTAAAATGAATATTCCTTGTGAGACTCACGTTCAGGATGCTCAATGCTCGCTGAAGAAACCTCCAAACCAGTTGGAGGCTTCTGCGCAAAGGTCATACGTACATATTCACCACCAGAATAAGACATTTCTGAATTTGGAAGACCACTGGTGACATCATGCACTTCTAATCCTCCAGAAATCACGATTCCGCTGGTTTTATCCATGTTGCATGCCGCAGCTCCAGAACAACCAaaatccaacttttcaggctgaaaagatcccttccgcctcctcctcattaAATCCCTCACAGAAAGACAGGCTGAGCCATCGTCACCTATCGAACTAGAAGATTCTTTGTCAGTGTCGTCTGTCATGTCACGAGAGTTCTTCTCAGTTTTACTCTTGTAAGAACTTGGATCCTCAGTTGGCATTGCACTGCCTGAAGAAATTTTAACAGGACCATCAGCATTTCCATGTGACCGCTTTTTAGTAGAAAGAGGCAAAGAACCCCAGAGAAGTTCAGTACCTCCTTGCTTACTTGCTAACTTAGAATTATTTTTACTAGATGAGTAACTAGGTGTTCCTATTTTTCTTCTAGTAACTTTACCCTGATCATATTCTTGGGGGCCTTTCTGTTTTTCATCAGAAGACCCATCAATCTGAGGAATAGTATTGGTCACTGAAGTACTCCCATCAAGCATTGGAGAACTGTGGTAAGACTTCTGAGCATTCAATTCTTCTGCCCCAGTCACGTGTTCAAGTGTATCAAGAATATCCTGGCACTCCTGCTGAGAAGCACTATCAAAATCTAAGTGAGCAGACTCTAAAGCAAATTCAATGGACTTCTTGGAGAACAAAGGGCTCAGAATGACTTCATTGACTAATTCATCATCAGTTGTTGGCTCCTCTCCAGCCTGCGAGGAGGCCATCCAGCTTAAAAGCCCAAGTGCTTCGGAATCAACATGCTACAAAAGAAAGTGACAAGAGGTGTCATATTTCTCAGGAGAAAGTAAAAACACATTCAAATCAAAAGCATAATATGCAAATGTAGCCAGACAAAATACACGTACGTAATCCCGAAAAGGGAAATATCAGAACCCACAGCTAAAATGATTGGCAATTATCAAAAGGTGACCCTGGACTGGCATCCTCTAACATCTGAAGTACTCACTTCATACCAGACCTAAAATTATCATCCACCCTCTCGAATTTCACCATTAGTGTGGCTTTGTTTGGCGTGGTTATGGTGCTTGTCAGGCATTTCTTCTGGGACCACCAGGAGCACCAGCTACTGATAGCCAGAAGCCAAACAATGCAGTTCTTCACCTTACAAATATTTTAGGTACATTATATAGGTTGGGAAAATTGGTTCATCATGTTTCTTATTTATAAACTGCTTTGGATAACACTACAAACTCACCCAATAATATATGCATATAACTTAGATCAAACCATAACCAGATAACTAAGATCTGAGAACTACCTTTTCATGTTCGTCAAATGTCTGAGATGTTCTTTGAGCAGAATTATCACTACCAATATTTTCACAGCAGTCATTTTGTGAGAATGTGATAGTCCCAATAACATCAGTCAATGATttaaagcatctctcaagcttttCAGATGCTTCAACGGAAGAATCTTTGTGATGGGACCCCTCCTCTTTTGGATCCAACGCAGAAAGAGCGCTCTCATACTTGATACCATGAAGAAAACTTTTAAGAACAGCATCCCGCGGTGGTCTGCCAATATCAGCAGGTTTTGTTTCATCCAGTAGTCTTAAGTGTTCAAGTTCCTAAACAAAGCAGGTATGAGAGGTTTAGCAATTAGTAACAATTTGCAGCA
This window encodes:
- the LOC123424791 gene encoding DNA polymerase zeta catalytic subunit isoform X2, which translates into the protein MNPSSPEPEPPGTPSQVLSVRIVSLDYYMAPPVPGLDISYSPFHCEEVEEVPVIRIYGSTPAGQKTCLHVHQALPYLYVPCPEEILHNIERGNSCMTGLLSDLEKTLQNRGPAKRRHVHGCSLVRAKKLYGYHSSEEIFVKIYLYYPHEVSRAATHLLGGAVLDRVFQPYESHIPYLLHFLIDYNLYGMGHVHVTDFKFRPPLPGDFHPKTPQRKVDSSDESEHKTHSYNAAVKNPIIWTSSTAPHALILGDSSTTHFMEGSSSNFRKRHTFMMLEADSRVEGIINEKYKMYTSLSQTTADTKMVQSLLAIWEELEHLRLLDETKPADIGRPPRDAVLKSFLHGIKYESALSALDPKEEGSHHKDSSVEASEKLERCFKSLTDVIGTITFSQNDCCENIGSDNSAQRTSQTFDEHEKHVDSEALGLLSWMASSQAGEEPTTDDELVNEVILSPLFSKKSIEFALESAHLDFDSASQQECQDILDTLEHVTGAEELNAQKSYHSSPMLDGSTSVTNTIPQIDGSSDEKQKGPQEYDQGSAMPTEDPSSYKSKTEKNSRDMTDDTDKESSSSIGDDGSACLSVRDLMRRRRKGSFQPEKLDFGCSGAAACNMDKTSGIVISGGLEVHDVTSGLPNSEMSYSGGEYVRMTFAQKPPTGLEVSSASIEHPEPAKLGSVDPLPFFNQTAEENKENGSFQYMGSSELTPDTLGIPTHFQNDGSVLYLLTHAFSPPSAAAVGQWLPQHTSSNSVSDDQEIEHHPTSRPHAEALAFMANSPVPGSASEHTTAAFIDTVMMKSDQSNKENEKLDDWHDFSQISAEDEKHKLTPLSQIGFRDPASTGGGQQLTILSIEVFAESRADLRPDPRFDAINVVSLAVEDDGDNTVEVRVLIRGNNDKLHGRRNLDGVIGCSVDVFPEEKDLLNHLIGALCSIDPDILVGWEIQLGSLGFLAERAAYLGIGLLKRISRTLPHESKHPPKNLAHESSQAPPKNLAHESSQAPEASPADDVIVDVSENDWSHTHASGVHVGGRIVLNLWRLMRGEVKLNNYSLEAVADEVLRRKVPLVPTKTLNRWFATGPGRGRHRCIEYVSSRAMLNLEIINQLDLVNRTSELARVFGIDFFSVLSRGSQFRVESMLLRLAHTQNYLAISPGNQQVASQPAMECMPLVMEPESAFYSDPVLVLDFQSLYPSMIIAYNLCYSTCLGKVFPSKSSVLGVSSYSADPHTITDLKNQLLLTPNGVLYVQPEVRKGVVPRLLEEILSTRIMVKQAMKKLAPSQKVLQKILNARQLALKLIANVTYGYTAAGFSGRMPCAELADSIVQCGRRTLETAISFVNQHPLWNARVVYGDTDSMFVLLKGRSREEAFRIGKEIASLVTAINPDPVTLKFEKVYHPCFLLTKKRYVGYSYENPEQNEPIFDPKGIETVRRDTCPAVAKMLERSLRIMFEEQDLVKVKSYVERQWTRILSGKISIQDFVFAKEVRLGTYSARASSLPPAAIVATKAMLSDPRAEPRYAERVPYVVIHGEPGARLVDMVIDPYGLLQVGSPYRLNELYYITKQIIPALQRVFGLLGVNLNKWFNEMPRPTRSTLAKRQSAFGHGSRDSSSIRLGWNKKPSAKVARIDTYYMSSHCTICGDTVQGSETFCSYCLKNEAVVATVVAGRTSKLEREIQHLAAICGHCGGADWIVESGVKCVSLACPVFYERRKIQKELRVVSESAGEAGYYPFCCVELF
- the LOC123424791 gene encoding DNA polymerase zeta catalytic subunit isoform X1; translated protein: MNPSSPEPEPPGTPSQVLSVRIVSLDYYMAPPVPGLDISYSPFHCEEVEEVPVIRIYGSTPAGQKTCLHVHQALPYLYVPCPEEILHNIERGNSCMTGLLSDLEKTLQNRGPAKRRHVHGCSLVRAKKLYGYHSSEEIFVKIYLYYPHEVSRAATHLLGGAVLDRVFQPYESHIPYLLHFLIDYNLYGMGHVHVTDFKFRPPLPGDFHPKTPQRKVDSSDESEHKTHSYNAAVKNPIIWTSSTAPHALILGDSSTTHFMEGSSSNFRKRHTFMMLEADSRVEGIINEKYKMYTSLSQTTADTKMVQSLLAIWEELEHLRLLDETKPADIGRPPRDAVLKSFLHGIKYESALSALDPKEEGSHHKDSSVEASEKLERCFKSLTDVIGTITFSQNDCCENIGSDNSAQRTSQTFDEHEKHVDSEALGLLSWMASSQAGEEPTTDDELVNEVILSPLFSKKSIEFALESAHLDFDSASQQECQDILDTLEHVTGAEELNAQKSYHSSPMLDGSTSVTNTIPQIDGSSDEKQKGPQEYDQGKVTRRKIGTPSYSSSKNNSKLASKQGGTELLWGSLPLSTKKRSHGNADGPVKISSGSAMPTEDPSSYKSKTEKNSRDMTDDTDKESSSSIGDDGSACLSVRDLMRRRRKGSFQPEKLDFGCSGAAACNMDKTSGIVISGGLEVHDVTSGLPNSEMSYSGGEYVRMTFAQKPPTGLEVSSASIEHPEPAKLGSVDPLPFFNQTAEENKENGSFQYMGSSELTPDTLGIPTHFQNDGSVLYLLTHAFSPPSAAAVGQWLPQHTSSNSVSDDQEIEHHPTSRPHAEALAFMANSPVPGSASEHTTAAFIDTVMMKSDQSNKENEKLDDWHDFSQISAEDEKHKLTPLSQIGFRDPASTGGGQQLTILSIEVFAESRADLRPDPRFDAINVVSLAVEDDGDNTVEVRVLIRGNNDKLHGRRNLDGVIGCSVDVFPEEKDLLNHLIGALCSIDPDILVGWEIQLGSLGFLAERAAYLGIGLLKRISRTLPHESKHPPKNLAHESSQAPPKNLAHESSQAPEASPADDVIVDVSENDWSHTHASGVHVGGRIVLNLWRLMRGEVKLNNYSLEAVADEVLRRKVPLVPTKTLNRWFATGPGRGRHRCIEYVSSRAMLNLEIINQLDLVNRTSELARVFGIDFFSVLSRGSQFRVESMLLRLAHTQNYLAISPGNQQVASQPAMECMPLVMEPESAFYSDPVLVLDFQSLYPSMIIAYNLCYSTCLGKVFPSKSSVLGVSSYSADPHTITDLKNQLLLTPNGVLYVQPEVRKGVVPRLLEEILSTRIMVKQAMKKLAPSQKVLQKILNARQLALKLIANVTYGYTAAGFSGRMPCAELADSIVQCGRRTLETAISFVNQHPLWNARVVYGDTDSMFVLLKGRSREEAFRIGKEIASLVTAINPDPVTLKFEKVYHPCFLLTKKRYVGYSYENPEQNEPIFDPKGIETVRRDTCPAVAKMLERSLRIMFEEQDLVKVKSYVERQWTRILSGKISIQDFVFAKEVRLGTYSARASSLPPAAIVATKAMLSDPRAEPRYAERVPYVVIHGEPGARLVDMVIDPYGLLQVGSPYRLNELYYITKQIIPALQRVFGLLGVNLNKWFNEMPRPTRSTLAKRQSAFGHGSRDSSSIRLGWNKKPSAKVARIDTYYMSSHCTICGDTVQGSETFCSYCLKNEAVVATVVAGRTSKLEREIQHLAAICGHCGGADWIVESGVKCVSLACPVFYERRKIQKELRVVSESAGEAGYYPFCCVELF